The proteins below come from a single Acidobacteriota bacterium genomic window:
- a CDS encoding insulinase family protein has translation MTSRKRMIRALAIALLAVLPAAPFIAGQNLEDKVHVRTLKNGLTVLLVERHGAPVFSTVYGFKVGSVDETPGITGTAHLFEHMAFKGTPRIGTTDYEQEKAILAEVNRVGREWSLELAKGDRADKDKLERLRRELTELEKKQAEFIVKDEIDVIYSNVGGVGLNAGTGTDQTSYIISLPSNQLELFCLVESERIRNTVLREFYIERSVIQEERKQTTDAVPARLLNEMFMGAAFIAHPYGNPVVGWASDIDSVTLEEAVEFKNKYYTPNNCVLTIVGDVYPDQAWPLIEKYFGDIPRGPEPPVLRTREPKQLGERRVRFEFEAEPMLMMGFHKPTFPAREDAAAAVLAQILTSGRTSRLYRDLVQDKQIAVSVNAYSSPGVRYPNLLVFNAVPRHPHTVEDLERAVLEHLEKIKTEPVSDRELQRVKNAIEAQYVRSMSSNMGLGFTLLRYELLFGDWKLYLAYKDLVTGVTAADIMEFAKTYLTPENRTVAVLVRKSAAS, from the coding sequence ATGACAAGCCGCAAGAGAATGATCCGTGCGCTCGCGATAGCGCTCCTGGCCGTCCTGCCGGCGGCACCGTTTATCGCCGGCCAGAATCTTGAGGACAAAGTCCATGTCCGGACGCTGAAAAACGGGCTGACCGTCCTTCTCGTCGAACGCCACGGCGCGCCCGTCTTCAGCACGGTCTACGGTTTCAAGGTCGGATCCGTCGACGAAACGCCCGGGATCACCGGAACGGCCCATCTGTTCGAGCATATGGCCTTCAAGGGGACGCCTCGCATCGGCACGACCGATTACGAACAGGAGAAGGCGATCCTGGCCGAGGTCAACCGTGTCGGCCGGGAATGGAGTCTGGAGCTCGCCAAGGGCGACCGGGCCGACAAGGACAAGCTGGAACGCCTGAGGCGGGAGTTGACGGAACTCGAAAAAAAGCAGGCGGAATTCATCGTCAAGGACGAAATCGACGTCATTTACTCGAACGTCGGCGGCGTCGGTCTCAACGCCGGGACGGGAACGGACCAGACTTCCTACATCATCAGCCTGCCCTCGAACCAGCTCGAACTCTTCTGTCTTGTGGAGTCGGAGCGGATCCGCAACACCGTCCTCCGCGAATTTTACATCGAGCGGAGCGTCATCCAGGAGGAACGCAAGCAGACCACGGACGCCGTGCCGGCCCGTCTTCTGAACGAGATGTTCATGGGTGCGGCTTTCATCGCCCATCCTTACGGGAATCCCGTCGTCGGATGGGCCTCGGATATCGATTCCGTAACCCTGGAAGAGGCCGTCGAATTCAAGAACAAATATTACACGCCCAACAATTGCGTCCTGACCATCGTGGGCGACGTTTATCCCGATCAGGCCTGGCCGCTCATTGAAAAATATTTCGGCGACATCCCCCGGGGACCCGAACCCCCCGTTCTGCGGACCCGCGAGCCCAAGCAACTCGGCGAACGGCGGGTGCGCTTCGAATTCGAGGCCGAACCCATGCTGATGATGGGATTTCACAAACCGACATTTCCGGCCCGGGAAGACGCGGCGGCCGCCGTTTTGGCCCAGATTCTGACGTCGGGACGGACCTCCCGGCTCTACCGGGATCTCGTCCAGGACAAGCAGATCGCGGTTTCGGTGAACGCCTATTCTTCACCGGGCGTGCGTTACCCGAACCTCCTGGTCTTCAACGCCGTCCCCCGCCATCCGCACACCGTGGAGGATTTGGAAAGAGCCGTCCTCGAACATCTTGAGAAGATCAAAACCGAGCCCGTATCGGATCGCGAACTCCAGAGAGTCAAAAACGCCATCGAAGCCCAATACGTCCGGTCCATGAGTTCGAACATGGGACTGGGATTCACGCTCCTGCGCTACGAGCTTCTTTTCGGCGACTGGAAACTCTATCTCGCCTACAAGGATCTGGTGACGGGCGTCACGGCGGCCGATATCATGGAATTCGCCAAAACCTATCTGACGCCTGAAAACAGGACCGTGGCCGTCCTGGTCAGGAAATCGGCGGCATCCTGA
- a CDS encoding M24 family metallopeptidase, producing MKRTRIFAAALIFLSVFGGSVFAAERNWALAAARDIENILPERERAAVVNQILEWRLDNIIPEIMRSEGIDFWMVINREYNEDPVYMSMVSEPAMNARRLSILIFHDRGAEGVKRLTANWHGAGSSGPLYEPIFKDRSKGWKGQFETVAAYIREHKPEKIGLNFSEHWAFGDGLTVGLMRELEKALDPADREKIVSAEKLCIRWLETRSPVEIRLYRYLNGIAHDIIAEFYSNKVIIPDVTTTADVVWWIRQKFTDLGLQTWFQPSVSIRRSPRDEAAYGKGDRTIRRGDILHCDIGISYLGLSTDTQQNAYVLRLGETDAPAGLKELLRRGNRLQEIFMDEFRAGRTGNEIYLAALKKAKAEGIEGMIYTHPLGIHGHGAGTTMGLTEAQAGVPVWGDHSLYENTCYAIELNVTHAVPEWDNARVTIGLEDGAAFTKDGCRWLDGYPRSFYLIK from the coding sequence ATGAAAAGAACCCGGATTTTCGCCGCCGCCCTGATTTTTCTTTCGGTTTTCGGAGGATCGGTCTTTGCGGCGGAGCGCAATTGGGCGTTGGCCGCAGCCCGGGACATCGAAAACATTCTTCCCGAAAGAGAACGGGCGGCCGTCGTCAACCAGATTCTTGAGTGGCGTCTGGACAACATCATCCCCGAAATCATGCGAAGCGAGGGAATCGACTTTTGGATGGTCATCAACCGGGAATACAACGAGGATCCCGTTTACATGTCCATGGTTTCCGAGCCCGCCATGAACGCCCGCAGGCTGTCCATTCTCATTTTCCACGACCGGGGCGCCGAAGGCGTCAAACGGCTGACCGCCAATTGGCACGGCGCGGGATCGAGCGGACCGCTCTATGAACCGATTTTCAAGGACCGGTCCAAGGGATGGAAGGGCCAGTTCGAGACCGTGGCCGCCTACATCCGCGAGCACAAGCCCGAAAAGATCGGCCTCAACTTTTCGGAGCACTGGGCGTTCGGCGACGGCCTGACCGTCGGCTTGATGAGGGAACTCGAAAAGGCTCTGGACCCGGCCGACCGGGAGAAGATCGTCTCGGCCGAAAAACTCTGCATCCGCTGGCTGGAAACCCGTAGCCCCGTGGAAATCCGCCTTTACCGCTATCTGAACGGCATCGCCCACGACATCATCGCCGAATTCTATTCCAACAAGGTCATCATTCCCGACGTCACCACGACGGCCGACGTCGTCTGGTGGATCCGCCAGAAATTCACGGATCTCGGGCTGCAGACGTGGTTTCAACCCTCCGTCAGCATCCGGAGATCGCCCCGGGATGAGGCCGCGTACGGCAAAGGGGACCGGACCATCCGTCGCGGCGACATTCTTCACTGTGACATCGGCATCAGTTATCTCGGTCTCAGCACGGACACCCAGCAGAACGCCTATGTCCTGAGATTGGGCGAGACGGATGCCCCGGCGGGACTCAAGGAACTTCTCCGGCGGGGGAACAGGCTCCAGGAGATCTTCATGGATGAATTCCGGGCCGGCCGGACCGGAAACGAGATTTATCTCGCCGCCCTGAAAAAAGCCAAGGCCGAAGGCATCGAGGGCATGATCTACACCCATCCGCTCGGCATCCACGGTCATGGGGCCGGGACGACCATGGGATTGACGGAAGCTCAGGCCGGCGTTCCGGTTTGGGGCGATCATTCCCTCTATGAAAACACCTGCTATGCCATCGAACTCAATGTGACGCATGCCGTTCCCGAATGGGACAACGCCCGGGTCACGATCGGCCTCGAGGACGGCGCCGCTTTCACGAAAGACGGCTGCCGGTGGCTGGACGGATATCCCCGATCGTTTTACTTGATCAAATGA
- a CDS encoding ACT domain-containing protein, with protein sequence MERITEIFVVLENKPSMLGELCSHLAEQGINIEAIGVFHDTAKLCVQNQNLNKALKLLSKLNYIADVRDVLKIDLENRPGALADLTTRLGDEGINIEYCYGTLARKGDKVSVVMDVSDIAKAEKALKS encoded by the coding sequence ATGGAGAGAATCACGGAAATTTTCGTCGTCCTGGAAAACAAGCCGTCCATGCTCGGCGAGCTGTGCAGCCACCTGGCCGAGCAGGGGATCAACATCGAGGCGATCGGAGTTTTCCATGACACGGCCAAGCTCTGCGTCCAGAACCAAAACCTCAACAAGGCGCTCAAGCTTCTCAGCAAGTTGAACTACATAGCGGACGTTCGCGATGTTTTAAAGATTGATCTCGAAAACAGGCCCGGAGCATTGGCCGATCTGACGACCCGGCTGGGCGACGAGGGCATCAACATCGAATACTGCTACGGCACTCTGGCCCGCAAGGGCGACAAAGTCTCCGTGGTGATGGATGTCAGCGACATCGCCAAGGCGGAAAAAGCGCTCAAGTCCTGA
- a CDS encoding FAD-binding oxidoreductase: MNPAEKNIGPEMIGALAAIVGESAVIADSDALVDYGHDEFSLREIACEPGAVVKPASTEETAAVLRLAASWSVPITPRGGGTGLCGGCVPAPGGLVLSLERMNRVVEIDTDNQVAVVEAGVRLGEFARAAEEAGLYFPPHPGDESAMIGGLIATNAGGSRAVKYGVIRNYVRGLDVVLAGGDVLRLGGKYVKSSAGYNLIHLLIGSEGTLGVITRAVIQLMVKPSHTRSLVIPFDDLAPALEAVPQMLNRGIVPMAVEFMERDVLALAEEHLNRRWPSDIGTTHLLVILDAPSAGEMERVSEAVAEVCLESGALDVFVADTPARQDNVLAIRSRMYEAVKALTVEILDICLPRAEVAAHVEKVRELAGELDIWLPTFGHAGDGNIHTHIMKARIRDNRVVPMAEGEWQPRAEQVREALFRDCRERGGVVSGEHGIGLVKKPYLYLTAGDRQIGLMKGIKTVFDPGGLLNPGKIFE, from the coding sequence ATGAATCCGGCGGAAAAAAACATCGGTCCTGAAATGATCGGGGCTTTGGCTGCGATTGTCGGCGAATCCGCCGTCATCGCGGATTCCGATGCTCTGGTCGACTACGGCCATGACGAATTCTCTCTCCGGGAAATCGCTTGTGAGCCCGGGGCCGTCGTCAAGCCGGCCTCGACGGAGGAGACGGCGGCCGTTTTACGTCTGGCTGCATCCTGGAGTGTCCCCATAACCCCACGAGGCGGAGGCACCGGGCTCTGCGGCGGCTGTGTCCCCGCGCCCGGCGGACTTGTGCTTTCTCTCGAACGCATGAACCGCGTCGTCGAGATCGACACTGACAACCAGGTTGCCGTCGTTGAAGCCGGAGTCCGCCTGGGAGAATTCGCCCGGGCCGCCGAAGAGGCCGGCCTCTATTTTCCGCCCCATCCGGGTGATGAGAGCGCGATGATCGGGGGACTCATCGCCACAAATGCCGGGGGCAGCCGGGCCGTCAAGTACGGCGTCATTCGAAATTATGTCCGCGGTCTGGATGTCGTCCTGGCCGGCGGCGACGTTCTCCGTCTCGGCGGAAAATATGTCAAGAGCAGTGCCGGATACAATCTCATCCACCTCTTGATCGGATCCGAAGGAACGCTGGGCGTCATCACCCGGGCGGTCATTCAACTCATGGTCAAACCTTCTCACACAAGATCTCTCGTCATTCCTTTCGATGATTTGGCTCCGGCGCTGGAGGCCGTTCCCCAAATGCTCAACCGGGGCATCGTGCCCATGGCCGTCGAATTCATGGAAAGGGACGTCCTCGCCCTGGCTGAAGAACATCTCAACAGGCGCTGGCCGTCCGATATCGGGACGACTCATCTTCTGGTTATCCTCGATGCGCCGTCGGCCGGGGAAATGGAGAGGGTCTCCGAAGCCGTCGCCGAAGTCTGTCTCGAAAGCGGGGCGCTCGACGTTTTCGTGGCCGATACGCCCGCCCGGCAGGACAATGTTCTGGCCATCCGGTCCAGAATGTACGAGGCCGTCAAGGCGCTGACCGTTGAAATTCTCGACATCTGCCTGCCGCGGGCCGAGGTCGCCGCCCATGTCGAGAAGGTGCGGGAGCTGGCCGGCGAGCTGGATATCTGGCTGCCGACATTCGGCCATGCCGGGGACGGCAACATCCACACCCACATCATGAAGGCCCGGATCCGGGACAACCGGGTCGTTCCCATGGCGGAGGGTGAATGGCAACCCAGGGCGGAGCAGGTCCGCGAGGCGCTCTTCCGCGATTGCCGCGAAAGGGGCGGCGTTGTCTCCGGAGAGCACGGCATCGGCCTCGTCAAAAAGCCGTATCTTTATCTCACCGCGGGCGACCGTCAGATTGGGCTCATGAAGGGCATCAAAACCGTCTTCGATCCCGGCGGCCTCCTCAACCCCGGTAAAATTTTCGAATGA
- a CDS encoding thermonuclease family protein has protein sequence MPERRRSSGAFQCAAGRSPIHRTAFVLAFVLHLAAIPAAGNPEARQRVRHSLEEAHEVVVRTVLDGDTVSVRFSDGKTCRVRLLGVDAAEITGGTDITRFRGETARRFAYLTLFNKTVRLTYDSERTDKYGRILAYIWMDDGTLFNELIVREGFASVLRWFPLRDDLMSRLRDAEKKARAGKRGLWRGPPFPAVAAGRAGRAVGRLASVSFVCRGVVRRGSVTLIEARGTSFQAVIPKNRLSAFPNLENLAGVRIEVFGLIEDYRGTPQIMLFSPFQVKTAF, from the coding sequence ATGCCGGAACGTCGCCGCTCGTCCGGCGCCTTTCAATGTGCGGCCGGCCGCAGCCCCATCCATCGAACGGCATTTGTTCTGGCTTTTGTTCTTCACCTCGCCGCAATTCCGGCGGCCGGGAATCCCGAAGCCCGGCAACGCGTCCGGCATTCCCTGGAAGAGGCCCATGAGGTCGTCGTTCGGACGGTCCTTGACGGCGACACCGTATCCGTAAGATTTTCCGACGGCAAGACCTGCCGCGTGCGTCTTCTCGGCGTGGATGCGGCCGAAATCACCGGGGGGACCGATATAACGCGTTTTCGCGGCGAGACGGCCCGCCGGTTCGCCTATCTGACCCTCTTCAACAAGACGGTCCGGCTGACTTATGATTCCGAGCGCACCGACAAATACGGCCGCATTCTCGCCTACATCTGGATGGATGACGGGACGCTCTTCAACGAACTCATCGTCCGCGAAGGCTTCGCCTCCGTGCTGCGTTGGTTTCCGTTACGGGACGATCTCATGTCCCGCCTGAGAGATGCGGAGAAAAAGGCGAGAGCCGGGAAAAGGGGATTGTGGAGGGGACCGCCGTTTCCCGCCGTTGCCGCCGGCCGGGCCGGCCGCGCGGTCGGACGCCTGGCTTCGGTGTCCTTCGTCTGCCGCGGTGTTGTCCGCCGGGGAAGCGTCACCCTGATTGAAGCCCGGGGAACCTCCTTCCAGGCCGTCATTCCGAAGAACAGACTATCCGCGTTTCCGAACTTGGAAAACCTGGCGGGCGTCCGGATCGAGGTTTTCGGACTGATCGAGGATTACAGAGGCACACCCCAGATCATGCTGTTTTCCCCGTTTCAGGTCAAAACCGCCTTTTGA
- a CDS encoding transketolase, giving the protein MTRKDALEKIARRLRIHSLTATTAAGSGHPTTCLSSADLMACLFFDVMRFNPGKPGDPANDELVLSKGHAAPLLWAAFAEAGIIPIRRLHDLRKVTSELEGHPTPRMKWIKAATGSLGQGLSVGVGLALARKISGSPARTYVLMGDGECAEGSVWEAAAAASHLGLANLCAVVDLNRLGQSDPTMHGHDTAALAKKFRAFGWETVVVDGHHIEKITTAFSAAAKARNPAVLIAKTLKGKGVSFLEDKNGWHGKPLNVAELEKALAEIGAMPEVDSRKFVRMPRAFKAPRLKTKTSFPRTPYKDKTATRLAYGNALAALGRVNEAAVCVDGDVKNSTYADKFFAAFPKRSFQSFIAEQNMVGMGMGLAAGGYLPFLATFAAFLTRAHDQIRMAAYSLSNIKLCGSHVGVSIGEDGPSQMGLEDLAIFRSIPDCLVLYPSDAVSAEACVETMAAHKGMAYIRTTRPATPILYGPEEAFPAGGSKILKSSASDTVAVIAAGITVHEALKACDLLAAEGIAIRVLDAYSVQPLDVEGLRAAAAAVGGRVVVVEDHYPGGGLGEAVAAALAGGAVLKHLCVRELPRSGKPDELMEIFGVSARRIVEAVRQMLTAA; this is encoded by the coding sequence ATGACCCGAAAGGACGCACTCGAAAAGATCGCCCGGAGGCTTCGCATTCACTCCCTGACGGCGACCACGGCGGCCGGATCCGGCCACCCGACGACCTGCCTGTCCTCGGCCGATCTCATGGCCTGCCTGTTTTTCGATGTCATGCGCTTCAATCCCGGCAAACCGGGCGATCCGGCCAACGACGAACTTGTCCTGTCGAAAGGCCATGCGGCGCCCCTTCTCTGGGCGGCTTTCGCCGAGGCGGGGATCATCCCGATCCGGCGTCTTCATGATCTGAGAAAAGTCACAAGCGAGCTCGAAGGGCATCCGACTCCGCGCATGAAATGGATCAAGGCGGCGACGGGCTCTCTGGGTCAGGGCCTCTCGGTCGGCGTCGGCCTGGCTCTGGCCCGCAAGATCTCGGGTTCGCCGGCTCGAACCTATGTCCTCATGGGTGACGGCGAATGCGCGGAAGGCTCGGTCTGGGAAGCCGCCGCCGCGGCCTCCCATCTCGGCCTTGCCAATCTCTGCGCGGTCGTCGATCTCAACCGGTTGGGCCAGTCCGATCCGACCATGCACGGCCATGACACAGCCGCTCTGGCGAAAAAATTCCGGGCTTTCGGCTGGGAAACCGTGGTCGTCGACGGACATCACATCGAAAAAATCACGACGGCTTTCAGTGCCGCCGCCAAGGCGCGCAACCCGGCCGTCCTGATCGCCAAAACTCTCAAGGGAAAAGGCGTGTCTTTTCTGGAAGACAAGAACGGCTGGCACGGCAAACCCTTGAATGTGGCCGAGCTCGAGAAAGCCCTCGCTGAGATCGGCGCCATGCCCGAAGTCGATTCCCGAAAATTCGTCCGGATGCCCCGGGCCTTCAAAGCGCCCCGCCTCAAAACGAAAACGTCTTTCCCCCGGACGCCCTACAAAGACAAAACGGCAACGAGGCTGGCTTATGGCAATGCGCTGGCCGCGCTCGGCCGGGTGAACGAAGCCGCCGTGTGTGTCGACGGCGATGTCAAGAATTCAACCTATGCCGACAAATTCTTCGCCGCTTTCCCCAAACGGTCGTTCCAATCCTTTATCGCCGAGCAAAACATGGTCGGCATGGGCATGGGGCTGGCTGCCGGCGGTTACCTGCCTTTCTTGGCGACCTTCGCCGCTTTTCTGACGCGGGCTCACGACCAGATCCGCATGGCCGCCTATTCTCTCTCCAACATCAAGCTCTGCGGCTCCCATGTCGGAGTCAGCATCGGAGAGGACGGGCCCTCCCAGATGGGACTCGAGGATTTGGCCATTTTCCGGTCCATTCCGGATTGTCTGGTCCTTTATCCGAGCGACGCCGTCTCGGCCGAGGCCTGCGTCGAAACCATGGCTGCTCATAAAGGCATGGCTTACATCCGGACGACGCGGCCGGCCACTCCCATTCTTTACGGACCCGAAGAGGCGTTTCCGGCCGGAGGATCCAAAATCCTGAAGTCGAGCGCCTCGGACACCGTGGCCGTTATCGCCGCGGGAATTACGGTCCACGAGGCCCTCAAGGCCTGCGATCTTCTGGCTGCGGAAGGAATCGCGATCCGCGTCTTGGACGCCTATTCCGTCCAACCTCTGGATGTCGAAGGCCTCCGAGCCGCCGCCGCGGCGGTCGGCGGCCGGGTCGTTGTCGTCGAGGACCATTATCCCGGCGGAGGACTGGGCGAGGCCGTGGCCGCGGCCCTGGCCGGAGGAGCCGTCCTGAAACACCTATGTGTCCGCGAGCTGCCGCGTTCCGGGAAGCCCGATGAGCTTATGGAGATTTTCGGAGTCAGTGCCCGGCGCATCGTCGAAGCCGTCCGGCAAATGCTCACGGCGGCCTGA
- a CDS encoding ABC transporter permease: MKFYRVRALFLRHMYLYRRSLPRLMEIFYWPFLDLLVWGFVSLYLARMGGEGLPNFVAFFLGALILWDILFRSQQGISVSFLEDVWSRNLLNLFVSPLRPIEYILSLMLVSAVKIVLVGVVLAGLAWLFYSFNVFVIGISLIPFILSLVALGWAIGIVTTSLILRFGQQAEVLAWGIAFLFQPVSAVFYPVSVLPPFLQAIAKCVPSAHVFEGMRAVLSDGVFPLERLAGAFGLNVIYLVVSFIFFYRVFRTVRRKGLLAKIGE, translated from the coding sequence GTGAAGTTTTACCGGGTCCGGGCGCTTTTCCTCCGCCACATGTATCTCTACAGGCGGAGCCTTCCCCGTCTCATGGAAATATTTTACTGGCCCTTTCTCGATCTTCTCGTCTGGGGATTCGTCAGCCTCTATCTCGCCCGCATGGGCGGCGAAGGCCTGCCGAACTTCGTCGCCTTCTTTCTCGGCGCTCTCATTCTCTGGGATATTCTCTTCCGGTCCCAGCAGGGGATTTCGGTCTCTTTTCTCGAGGACGTCTGGTCGCGAAATCTCCTCAATCTCTTCGTCAGCCCTCTCCGCCCCATCGAGTACATCCTGTCGCTCATGCTGGTCAGCGCGGTCAAGATCGTTCTGGTCGGCGTCGTTCTGGCGGGTTTGGCCTGGCTGTTCTATTCCTTCAATGTCTTCGTCATCGGGATTTCCCTGATCCCCTTCATCCTGAGTCTTGTCGCCCTTGGATGGGCCATCGGCATCGTTACAACCTCCCTTATCCTTCGTTTCGGCCAGCAGGCCGAGGTTCTGGCCTGGGGCATCGCCTTTCTGTTCCAGCCGGTTTCGGCCGTATTCTATCCGGTTTCCGTCCTGCCGCCTTTCCTCCAAGCGATCGCCAAGTGTGTTCCGTCGGCTCATGTTTTTGAGGGCATGCGGGCCGTTCTCTCCGATGGTGTTTTTCCCCTGGAGCGGCTGGCTGGGGCCTTCGGACTCAATGTCATTTATCTGGTCGTGTCCTTCATCTTCTTCTACCGCGTCTTCCGAACGGTGCGGAGAAAGGGGCTTCTGGCCAAAATCGGAGAATAA
- a CDS encoding ABC transporter ATP-binding protein encodes MTTTERIFDPESAADLCAYSGPVIEVRDLVKVFNGKYRAVDGVSFDVRPGEILGLLGPNGAGKTTMIHMLLGLTTPTSGSIRMFGLDFPAHRERILSCVNFSSTYVAMPYSLTVNECLKVFAMLYGVKITREKIAELLDLFEMSDVGGRHVRQLSTGQMTRLNLAKAFINDPKILLLDEPTASLDPDIADKTRSLLRRTAETRRIAILYTSHNMKEMEDISHRIVFLDRGKAIASGKPSEVVRMFQGTDLESVFLKIAREVKT; translated from the coding sequence ATGACTACGACAGAACGGATCTTCGATCCCGAATCGGCGGCCGATCTCTGCGCCTATTCGGGACCGGTCATCGAGGTCCGGGACCTGGTCAAGGTCTTCAATGGGAAGTACCGGGCCGTCGACGGCGTCTCCTTCGATGTCCGGCCCGGGGAAATCCTCGGTCTTCTGGGTCCCAACGGAGCGGGCAAGACGACCATGATCCATATGCTCCTGGGGCTGACGACGCCGACTTCGGGATCCATCCGGATGTTCGGGCTCGATTTCCCGGCTCATAGGGAGCGCATTCTCAGCTGCGTCAACTTTTCCTCGACCTACGTGGCCATGCCCTATTCCCTGACCGTCAACGAATGCCTTAAGGTTTTCGCCATGCTCTACGGCGTCAAAATCACCCGGGAGAAAATCGCCGAGCTTCTCGATCTTTTCGAAATGAGCGATGTCGGCGGCCGCCATGTCCGGCAGCTTTCGACGGGCCAGATGACCCGGCTCAATCTGGCCAAGGCTTTCATCAACGACCCCAAGATCCTGCTTCTCGATGAACCCACGGCCAGCCTCGATCCCGACATCGCCGACAAGACGCGCTCTCTCCTGCGCCGGACGGCGGAGACGCGCCGGATCGCCATCCTCTACACATCGCACAACATGAAGGAGATGGAGGATATCTCCCACCGCATCGTCTTCCTTGACCGGGGAAAAGCCATCGCCTCGGGGAAGCCCAGCGAAGTCGTCCGGATGTTCCAGGGAACGGATCTGGAATCCGTCTTCCTGAAGATCGCCCGGGAGGTGAAGACGTGA
- a CDS encoding glycosyltransferase family A protein, with product MSPIITGLKSRQNEIRISVIIPAYNAERFIGEAVRSVLDQGAAGFEILIVNDGSTDATPDVLQSFDDSRIRVFHQVNRGVCAARNLGLREARGEFVVFMDADDVMLPGKLRAQLALFDAFRPHIPRLDIIHSGWTLAAADGSELTTIKPWETAPDLNLETWLLRKPVFPGALMLDRRAVCDAGGFDESLTQAEDVDLILRLSAGGSRARWLYRPTVLYRQHGENAILDGMKQAVNLDKVLDKFFSRPDLPRKIRKIERRVRYNTLMWLIWRLHQTGHTEAVPRYLRKSHPVSPFRPTSVLTVTDWQIKIVEHALNAGCSPDIVRSLWPAMREASDLQDGDWESAKASLAFHLDVWQHRAFRDAAALAAHKSMSPAEISEVGAPVIFVAPWTRPADVKRVHRSLQDAGFLKGRKSPDISALYLTLASRKLYERGIRDFLGSIAGIIVCGAAPRTFRPWLKTMAMAWRALKTRWRRNGK from the coding sequence GTGAGTCCGATCATAACCGGCCTCAAGAGCCGTCAAAACGAAATCCGGATCAGCGTCATCATCCCCGCCTACAACGCCGAACGCTTCATTGGAGAAGCGGTCCGCAGCGTTCTCGACCAGGGTGCCGCCGGTTTCGAGATTCTCATCGTCAACGATGGATCGACGGACGCGACACCCGATGTTCTGCAGTCCTTCGATGATTCGCGGATCCGAGTGTTCCACCAGGTGAACCGCGGCGTTTGCGCAGCAAGAAACCTCGGCCTTCGTGAAGCCCGCGGGGAGTTCGTGGTCTTTATGGACGCGGATGACGTCATGCTGCCCGGAAAACTCAGGGCGCAACTCGCTCTCTTCGACGCCTTCCGTCCTCATATCCCGCGTCTTGACATTATCCACAGCGGCTGGACGCTGGCTGCAGCCGACGGCTCAGAGCTCACGACCATCAAGCCCTGGGAAACCGCGCCCGACCTTAACCTGGAGACATGGTTGCTCCGAAAGCCGGTTTTTCCCGGTGCCTTGATGTTGGATCGGCGGGCCGTCTGCGATGCCGGAGGATTCGACGAGAGCCTCACCCAGGCCGAAGACGTCGATTTGATTTTGCGCCTGTCCGCAGGCGGCAGCCGGGCCCGTTGGCTTTACCGGCCGACCGTTCTCTACCGCCAGCATGGGGAAAACGCCATTCTGGATGGTATGAAACAGGCCGTCAATCTAGACAAAGTCTTGGACAAATTTTTTTCGCGGCCGGACCTTCCCCGGAAAATCCGGAAAATCGAGCGGCGGGTACGCTACAATACGCTCATGTGGCTGATCTGGAGGCTTCATCAAACCGGCCATACTGAAGCCGTTCCCCGGTATCTTCGGAAATCGCATCCGGTCTCACCCTTCCGGCCGACTTCGGTACTGACCGTCACGGATTGGCAGATCAAGATCGTCGAACACGCTCTGAACGCCGGATGTTCTCCAGATATCGTCCGTTCTCTCTGGCCGGCCATGCGCGAGGCCTCCGATCTGCAGGACGGGGACTGGGAATCAGCAAAAGCCTCCCTCGCCTTTCATCTGGATGTCTGGCAACACCGGGCCTTCCGTGACGCCGCCGCCTTGGCCGCGCATAAAAGCATGTCGCCGGCCGAAATTTCTGAGGTGGGCGCCCCGGTCATCTTCGTCGCGCCGTGGACCCGTCCCGCCGACGTCAAAAGAGTTCACCGGTCCCTCCAGGATGCGGGGTTTCTCAAAGGTCGAAAATCGCCGGACATTTCCGCCCTTTATCTGACCCTGGCGTCAAGAAAGCTCTATGAGCGCGGAATCCGTGATTTTCTCGGCAGCATCGCCGGGATCATCGTCTGCGGCGCGGCCCCGAGGACATTCCGACCGTGGCTAAAAACCATGGCCATGGCCTGGCGGGCCTTGAAAACCCGATGGAGAAGGAACGGGAAATGA